From Petrotoga miotherma DSM 10691:
GATTGGGTATTGGGAGAGTTTTTTGGAGGATTTCAATTATTGGTGCCGCCAGACTTTTTGAGTATAAAAGTTGGAAAAAAATGTTCAATCATATCATAGGCTTGGACCAAGATTTTTTTGACAAATGGAGAACGGGGGATTTGATGACTAGGTTCACTTCTGATGTTTTGATGTTAAGACGTATGATGGGGATGTCGGTTATAATGCTTGTTGATACTATAACAATGACAACTTTAACTTTATTCGCAATGGGTACTTTCGTGAATTGGAGATTGACTTTTATTTCGGTACTACCGCTTCCTTTAATAGCAATTATATCACTCTTTTTTGGGAGATTCATCCACAGAAGGTTCAGAGAATTACAAGAAAAAACTTCGGAGTTATCAAATATAACCGAAGAAAATGTCTCTGGTGTGGATGTTGTAAAGTTGTATTCAAACTATGACACGATGCAAGAGATATTTGACACTAAGTCTCAAGAGTTCTATAATTCTTACATCCGCTTGGTAAAAGTTTGGGGATTGATGTTTCCTTTAGCTATGTTAGTAGGACAATTAGCAACTATCTTTGTTTTCAATTTTGGTGGACCAATGGTAATAAACAACCAGATAACCCTTGGAGACTTCATAATGACAAACCAATATATAGGAATGTTGATATGGCCAATGATGGCGGTTGGAAATTTAATCAACCTAATACAAAGAGGAAGAGCCTCTTTAAGAAGGGTTAACGAAGTTTTAGAACAAAAAAATTCAATAAAAGAACCTCCAAGAAAAGATTTCGAGTTCCAGGGCCACTATCAAATCAACCATCTAACGTTCAAATATCCAGGTTCACAAAGGGTGGTTTTGAACGATGTAAACATGAATATAAACCCTGGAGAAATGGTAGCCTTTGTTGGAAGAATAGGTTCAGGAAAATCTACATTAGCAAAACTCCTTGTTAAACTATACCCAGTTGAAAGAGGACAAATATTTTTGGACGGAAAAGATATAAACGATGTAAACGGTGAATTTATAAGAGACAATGTCTCGTATGTACCACAAGATAGTTTCTTATTTTCAATGACGATAAGAGAAAATATAGCCTTTTCCGATGAAAAAATAGAAGATAAAGTGGAAGAATTTGCAAAACTTTCTCATGTACATGATGATATAATGAGCTTTGAAAATAAATATGACACAATAGTGGGAGAAAGAGGGGCTACACTTTCAGGTGGTCAAAGGCAAAGGGTTACCATAGCGAGGGCTCTAGCTAAAAGATCAAAAATGATAATATTAGACGATTGTCTTTCCGCTGTGGATACCGAAACGGAGGAAGAAATTATCAAAACACTTAGGCAACAAGCAAAAGGCAAAACAATCGTCGTTATATCTCACAGGCTCAAGGCGGTTAAAAATGCCGACCAGATTTATGTATTCGATGATGGTCAAATCGTTGAAAACGGTAGTCACAATCAGTTGATCTCACGAGAAGGTATTTACTATTCGATGTACATGAAACAATTAATAGAAAAAAATTTGGAGGAGTAGAGCAATGGCTTCAGTTCATGAAGAAATATTTTTAGAAGAAAAAGAAAAAAGCGAAGGCGATCTCAAAACCTTCATGAGGTTGTGGGTGTACATAAAGAAGTACAAGTTATTACTATTTTTGACCTTTTTAACTTTGGCAATAGCAACGATAATAGAGCTATCCTTACCTATTTTTATACGATACGGGATTGATAACGTAATAAATGTAGAGTATTCATTTGATATGGTCCCTGGGAGTGAATTGCAATTTATTGAACAGGAAAACGGAGCCTATAATCTAGAGAAAAGAGACAACAATTATTATATGGTTAACAATCAAACAGGTGAAAGAATACAAGTCTCAGGGGAGCAGTATTCCCAATACTTTGACGCAGCCTATCGAAAAATCCATGTGTTTAGCCTAATTTTTATATCAGTACTTATGGGACAATTTATCTTAAATTACGGTCAAGTTTTCTTTGCTAATTTAGTTGGTCAAAAGGTTATTTTTCATCTGAGGAAAGATTTATTTGGTCATATATTAAAACTCAAATATACATTTTTTGAAAAAAATCCCCCGGGCAAAGTTACAACACGTGTGGTTAATGACACCCAGAATCTTTCAGATTTCTTCAGTGAGGTTGTGACAAGTTTGCTCAAAGATATAGCTATAATAACTGGTGTAATCATTTTAATGATGGTGTTAGACTTCAAACTGAGCCTATATACGATGTCTATGTTCCCAGTTATCGTTGTTTCAGTTGTTTTATTCAGGCATTTTGATAGAAAGGCTTACGACAAGGTTAGAACCAGAATATCGGCTCTAAATTCCTACTTAGCCGAAAATCTATCTGGAAGCAATGTTACAAGATTATTCAACCAAGAAGAGAGAAAGAAAAAGGAATTCGACTATATGAGTACCAAGGTATATCGTGCAAATGTGCAGCAATTGCACGTATTTGCAATCTTTAGACCTTTAATGAGTCTTTTACAGTATTTTACAATCAGTGTTTTACTTTGGTTTGGTTCTTTGTTATTAACTGATGGGCAGACAACCTTTGGAACTATCTATGCCTTCACTTCTTATGTAGATATGTTCTTTAGACCTCTGTTCGACCTGGCAGAAAAATATGACATAATGCAGAATGCATTCGCATCAGCTGGAAAAATTTTTAAGATATTCGATCAAGAACAGGAAGATTTTGGAAGGAAAAAATATACAAGTATTCAAGAGGGCAAAGTTGAATTTCAAAACGTTAAATTCTCGTACGATGGAAATACAGAAGTCTTAAAAGGCGTAAATTTCAAGATAAATCCTAACGAAAGAGTAGCCATAGTTGGGGAAACAGGTTCAGGAAAAACTACAATAATTAAATTGATAAGTGGTCTTTACAAATATCAAAGTGGTAAAATACTATTAGACGATAAAGAATTATATGAATACGATCTCAACGAATTACGCAAAAAAATTGCTGTAGTACCTCAGGACGTATTCTTGTTCTCTGGAACTATTTTGGATAATATGAGATTATTTAATCAAAACATTCCTGATGAAGAAGTAAAAAAGGTTGCAAAATCCGTATACGCGGATGAAATTATTTCACGTTTACCTCAAAATTACTATACCGTCATCACAGAAAGAGGTGGAACTTTATCATCTGGTGAAAGACAGTTAGTAGCCTTAACTAGAGCGGTACTTTTTAATTCAAAAGTCATAATTTTAGACGAAGCAACAGCTAATGTAGATGTGGAAACAGAATATTTAATACAACAAGCTCTAAATAAAATATCTGAACGTTCAACTATAATTTCCATTGCTCACAGACTTTCGACCGTAAAAAGCTCTAACAGAATAATAGTTGTACATAAAGGTTTAGTTGTTGAAGAAGGAAGTCATGAAGAACTTATCAACAACCACGGAATTTACTATGACCTTTATAGGCTACAATTCCAGAATAGCTGATAATTGTCAAACTTTGAAGGGGGCTCATATATTGAATTTCTTCGATAAGATACCAACAAACACATATGTCTCTCCAATATCAAAGGAACTCTATTTAAAAAGTGATTCAAATGTTGCCGTGTTGATTCTACATGGTTACACGGGTTCTCCCCATGATATGTATTACATAGGTAGACAGATCCACAAATCTGGTTTTTCTATATACATACCCAGACTCCCGGGACACGGAACCAATTCCAACGATTTTTTAAACTCTAATTGGAGAGATTGGCTCAGAAAATCAATAGATTCTTACCTTGACTTAAAAGCCTACCACGAAAAAGTCTATATTTTAGGTCTTTCCATGGGAGGTTTATTAACAACTATCTTAGCAAGTAAATTCCATCCAGAAAAAATTGTTTTAGCTGCTCCTGCACTAAAGGCAAAGGATTGGAGAATAAATTTAACTCCATTCTTTGGTTTTATTGTTAAGAAAATAAAAAAGAAGAATCCTCAGACATTCGATGACGAAAAGCTTGCTTATCTTGCTAGCCAATACTGGAATTATGACTGGCCCTCAAAGGCAGCAGATCTTTACAAACTGCAAAAAATGGCTCTTAAAAACCTTTCAAAAGTCACATCTAAAACTTATGTAATACTATCAAAAAAAGACGAAGCAGTCCCTTTCTCGGTAAAAGAAATCATAGAAAACAATATTAAAGGAAAAATTGAATTTCTGATATTGGAAGAAAGCGGGCACGTGGTTGTAAACGATATCGAAAAGGAACACGTGGCAGAACAGACTATAAATTGGCTTAAGAAAGAATAGTCATAGTAAAACACAACATAATTATTTCTACTTTGAAATTCTTTCTTTTGATAAAACTTGTTGCAAATAGTAAGAGGTGTAAGTACCACTTTCAGCTATTTCTTCAGGGGCGCCTGTAGCCACAATATAGCCCCCGTCTTCTCCGCCTTCTGGTCCTAAATCTATAATATAATCCGCATTTTTTATAATATCCATCTCATGTTCTATCACTATAACGGTATTACCCTTTTCAACGAGGATATTAAGAACTTTTATTAATTTCTTTATATCTTCGAAATGAAGACCTGTAGTAGGTTCATCTAGTATATAAACGGTATTACCAGTGGATTTCTTTCTCAACTCAGAGGTTAATTTGATCCTTTGAGCTTCTCCGCCAGAAAGGGTAGTTGCAGGCTGACCTAATCTTATGTATCCCAAACCCACATCTTGCAATAGTTGTAGAACATTTTTTATTAATGGTAAGTTCTTGAAAAAGTCCAAAGCTTCATCCACGGTCATATCCAAAATATCAGAAATATTT
This genomic window contains:
- a CDS encoding ABC transporter ATP-binding protein — protein: MNLLIKEFIKKYWWRYLIGILFLITVDIIQLFIPRQIGSIVDILNTQSPNLNQVKTLVFGIIMLALGLGIGRVFWRISIIGAARLFEYKSWKKMFNHIIGLDQDFFDKWRTGDLMTRFTSDVLMLRRMMGMSVIMLVDTITMTTLTLFAMGTFVNWRLTFISVLPLPLIAIISLFFGRFIHRRFRELQEKTSELSNITEENVSGVDVVKLYSNYDTMQEIFDTKSQEFYNSYIRLVKVWGLMFPLAMLVGQLATIFVFNFGGPMVINNQITLGDFIMTNQYIGMLIWPMMAVGNLINLIQRGRASLRRVNEVLEQKNSIKEPPRKDFEFQGHYQINHLTFKYPGSQRVVLNDVNMNINPGEMVAFVGRIGSGKSTLAKLLVKLYPVERGQIFLDGKDINDVNGEFIRDNVSYVPQDSFLFSMTIRENIAFSDEKIEDKVEEFAKLSHVHDDIMSFENKYDTIVGERGATLSGGQRQRVTIARALAKRSKMIILDDCLSAVDTETEEEIIKTLRQQAKGKTIVVISHRLKAVKNADQIYVFDDGQIVENGSHNQLISREGIYYSMYMKQLIEKNLEE
- a CDS encoding ABC transporter ATP-binding protein, translating into MASVHEEIFLEEKEKSEGDLKTFMRLWVYIKKYKLLLFLTFLTLAIATIIELSLPIFIRYGIDNVINVEYSFDMVPGSELQFIEQENGAYNLEKRDNNYYMVNNQTGERIQVSGEQYSQYFDAAYRKIHVFSLIFISVLMGQFILNYGQVFFANLVGQKVIFHLRKDLFGHILKLKYTFFEKNPPGKVTTRVVNDTQNLSDFFSEVVTSLLKDIAIITGVIILMMVLDFKLSLYTMSMFPVIVVSVVLFRHFDRKAYDKVRTRISALNSYLAENLSGSNVTRLFNQEERKKKEFDYMSTKVYRANVQQLHVFAIFRPLMSLLQYFTISVLLWFGSLLLTDGQTTFGTIYAFTSYVDMFFRPLFDLAEKYDIMQNAFASAGKIFKIFDQEQEDFGRKKYTSIQEGKVEFQNVKFSYDGNTEVLKGVNFKINPNERVAIVGETGSGKTTIIKLISGLYKYQSGKILLDDKELYEYDLNELRKKIAVVPQDVFLFSGTILDNMRLFNQNIPDEEVKKVAKSVYADEIISRLPQNYYTVITERGGTLSSGERQLVALTRAVLFNSKVIILDEATANVDVETEYLIQQALNKISERSTIISIAHRLSTVKSSNRIIVVHKGLVVEEGSHEELINNHGIYYDLYRLQFQNS
- a CDS encoding alpha/beta hydrolase; its protein translation is MNFFDKIPTNTYVSPISKELYLKSDSNVAVLILHGYTGSPHDMYYIGRQIHKSGFSIYIPRLPGHGTNSNDFLNSNWRDWLRKSIDSYLDLKAYHEKVYILGLSMGGLLTTILASKFHPEKIVLAAPALKAKDWRINLTPFFGFIVKKIKKKNPQTFDDEKLAYLASQYWNYDWPSKAADLYKLQKMALKNLSKVTSKTYVILSKKDEAVPFSVKEIIENNIKGKIEFLILEESGHVVVNDIEKEHVAEQTINWLKKE